A region from the Terriglobia bacterium genome encodes:
- a CDS encoding hydrogenase small subunit, giving the protein MLPSGQTLAKQLKQRGVSRRKFLEFCGAMVATLALPPRYVAQVADALGKARKPVLVWLQFQDCAGNSESILRSGAPTVLEIVLDLLSWEYHEIIMAGAGKQAEAALQRVVKEEKGKYLVVVEGAIPKGDGGVYCCVGGRTALDIATEVCRSAAATIAVGACAWDGGLVAAHPNPTGAVGLHEAVPGLTQINMPGCPQNPANTAAVLVHYLTFGELPAMDQYHRPLFAYGRLIHDQCERRAHYDAGRYVEEWGDEGHRKGWCLYKMGCKGPVGTFNCPNARWNDQTSWPVKAGHGCLACASPRFWDTKSPFYERLPSVPGFGVDVTAGEIGLVLTGAVAGATIVHGIASAVRDRRRGSAAPPPETPSSEKTTSGKP; this is encoded by the coding sequence ATGTTGCCGAGCGGACAAACGCTGGCCAAGCAACTGAAACAGCGCGGAGTGTCGCGCCGGAAGTTTCTGGAATTCTGCGGCGCGATGGTAGCGACGCTGGCGCTGCCGCCGCGCTACGTGGCGCAGGTGGCGGATGCGCTGGGCAAGGCGCGCAAGCCGGTGCTGGTGTGGCTGCAGTTCCAGGATTGCGCGGGAAACTCGGAGTCCATCCTGCGGTCGGGCGCGCCGACGGTGCTGGAAATAGTGCTGGACCTGCTCTCCTGGGAATATCACGAAATCATCATGGCCGGAGCGGGCAAGCAGGCCGAAGCGGCGTTGCAGCGCGTGGTGAAGGAAGAGAAGGGCAAATATCTGGTGGTGGTGGAGGGAGCGATCCCCAAGGGCGACGGCGGGGTGTACTGCTGCGTGGGCGGGCGCACGGCGCTGGACATCGCGACGGAGGTATGCCGGAGCGCAGCGGCGACGATCGCCGTGGGGGCCTGCGCGTGGGACGGCGGGCTAGTGGCGGCGCATCCGAATCCGACGGGCGCAGTAGGGCTGCATGAGGCGGTGCCGGGGCTGACGCAGATCAACATGCCGGGGTGCCCGCAGAATCCGGCGAACACCGCTGCGGTGCTGGTGCATTACCTGACGTTCGGGGAGCTGCCGGCGATGGATCAGTATCACCGGCCGCTGTTTGCGTATGGGCGCCTGATCCACGACCAGTGCGAGCGGCGCGCGCACTATGACGCAGGGCGCTACGTGGAAGAGTGGGGCGACGAGGGACATCGCAAGGGCTGGTGCCTGTACAAGATGGGTTGCAAGGGGCCAGTGGGCACCTTCAATTGCCCGAACGCGCGCTGGAACGACCAGACCAGCTGGCCGGTAAAGGCCGGGCACGGCTGCCTGGCGTGCGCTTCGCCGCGCTTCTGGGACACCAAGTCGCCGTTCTACGAGCGGCTGCCGAGCGTGCCGGGATTCGGCGTGGACGTCACCGCCGGGGAGATCGGGCTGGTGCTGACGGGGGCCGTGGCGGGGGCAACGATCGTGCACGGGATCGCCAGCGCTGTGCGCGACCGCAGACGGGGCTCCGCGGCTCCGCCGCCGGAAACACCTTCCAGCGAGAAAACCACCTCAGGCAAACCTTAG
- a CDS encoding nitrous oxide reductase accessory protein NosL encodes MSKKAKTATLILSSLILAAIAAGGYWLLQETKPQICVICQRHIHEHSRAVLLLGKERVAVCCVRCGITHNVQVGKPGELVEVTEYLSDKPMKPEAAVYVEGSRVSLCDAHEGTMMDQTKRPFSLVFDRCEPSTYAFAKRDDAQAFVRKNGGKLLTWEELRKEAVLKP; translated from the coding sequence ATGAGCAAGAAAGCCAAGACCGCGACGCTGATTCTGAGCAGCCTCATTCTTGCCGCAATCGCGGCGGGAGGCTACTGGCTGCTGCAGGAAACCAAGCCGCAGATCTGCGTAATTTGCCAGCGGCACATTCACGAGCATTCACGGGCCGTACTGCTGCTGGGGAAGGAGCGCGTGGCGGTGTGCTGCGTGCGCTGCGGAATCACGCATAACGTGCAAGTTGGCAAGCCAGGAGAACTGGTGGAAGTCACAGAGTACCTTTCCGATAAGCCCATGAAGCCCGAGGCCGCGGTCTACGTCGAGGGGAGCCGGGTTTCCCTCTGCGATGCGCATGAGGGAACGATGATGGACCAGACGAAACGCCCCTTCAGCCTGGTTTTCGACCGCTGCGAGCCGAGCACCTACGCGTTCGCGAAACGCGATGATGCGCAGGCGTTCGTGCGGAAAAACGGCGGAAAGCTGCTGACCTGGGAAGAACTGAGGAAGGAAGCCGTGCTTAAGCCATGA
- a CDS encoding efflux RND transporter periplasmic adaptor subunit gives MMKPQLVKITMAVTAVTFLAAGAYGYRSTFAAWFAASSGERSAQTHSSHAGHGQEAAAKPGERKVLYWYDSMNPAHRSDKPGTAPDGMELVPMYAEEQSKPQEKKILYWYDAMNPAMHSDHPGKAPDGMDLVPMYTDSGEAMENMPAGTVKITATKQQLTGVRTGVVQRQPLTRTIRAVAQVQVDETKIARIHVKTAGWVEHVNADFLGKLVRKGEPLFSLYSPDLVATQQEYLIARGAEKDLSSSPFTEVSKGSETLLQAARERLRLWDISEEQIKRLEESGQVTRTMTIYSPASGFVLKREVYERTYVTPETELYEIANFSTVWVNAEIYEYEVPYVKLGQPATMQLSYFPGKTYAGKIVYIYPTVDPVTRTVKVRMAFPNRNFELKPEMFAEVQLNLAYGTQTVVPQEAVLDSGTEQVVFVAMADGYFEPRKVRIGPRLGDQIVILSGLKPGETIVTSGNFLIDSESRLKSAMGGMQH, from the coding sequence ATGATGAAACCACAACTCGTAAAGATCACGATGGCCGTCACGGCCGTGACGTTCCTGGCCGCCGGCGCCTACGGGTATCGCAGCACTTTCGCCGCGTGGTTCGCAGCGAGCTCCGGCGAACGGAGTGCACAAACCCATAGCTCCCATGCCGGCCATGGCCAGGAGGCCGCCGCCAAACCTGGCGAGCGGAAGGTTCTCTACTGGTATGATTCGATGAATCCCGCTCATCGCTCGGACAAACCGGGTACCGCGCCGGACGGCATGGAGCTGGTTCCGATGTATGCCGAAGAGCAAAGCAAACCCCAGGAAAAGAAGATCCTTTACTGGTACGACGCCATGAACCCGGCGATGCATTCCGACCACCCCGGGAAGGCGCCCGATGGCATGGACCTGGTTCCGATGTATACCGACAGCGGCGAAGCGATGGAAAACATGCCTGCCGGGACGGTGAAGATTACGGCCACAAAACAACAGCTCACCGGCGTGCGGACGGGCGTGGTGCAGCGCCAGCCGCTGACGCGCACGATTCGCGCGGTGGCGCAAGTGCAGGTGGATGAGACGAAAATCGCCAGGATTCACGTGAAAACCGCGGGTTGGGTGGAACACGTCAACGCGGACTTCCTCGGGAAACTGGTCCGGAAAGGGGAGCCGCTCTTCAGTCTCTACAGCCCGGATCTGGTGGCGACACAGCAGGAATACCTGATTGCGCGCGGGGCCGAAAAAGACCTGAGTTCCTCTCCGTTCACCGAGGTCTCCAAGGGCTCGGAGACTCTGCTGCAGGCGGCGCGCGAGCGGCTGCGCCTGTGGGACATCAGCGAAGAACAGATCAAGAGACTGGAGGAGAGCGGGCAGGTGACGCGCACGATGACGATCTACTCGCCGGCCAGCGGCTTCGTGCTCAAGCGCGAAGTCTATGAACGGACGTACGTGACGCCGGAAACGGAGCTCTATGAGATCGCGAATTTTTCGACGGTGTGGGTCAACGCGGAAATCTATGAGTATGAAGTGCCGTATGTGAAGCTGGGCCAGCCGGCCACCATGCAGCTGAGCTATTTTCCCGGGAAAACATATGCGGGAAAAATTGTTTACATCTACCCGACCGTCGACCCCGTGACGCGCACGGTGAAAGTGCGCATGGCATTTCCCAACCGCAATTTTGAATTGAAGCCGGAGATGTTCGCCGAGGTGCAGCTCAACCTGGCGTACGGAACCCAGACGGTCGTGCCGCAGGAGGCAGTGCTGGATTCAGGCACGGAGCAGGTGGTGTTCGTGGCCATGGCTGACGGATATTTCGAGCCACGGAAGGTGAGGATCGGCCCGCGCCTGGGGGACCAGATCGTCATTTTGTCGGGACTCAAACCGGGAGAGACGATCGTGACCTCCGGCAACTTCCTGATTGATTCCGAAAGCCGTCTCAAGAGCGCCATGGGCGGCATGCAGCACTGA
- a CDS encoding CusA/CzcA family heavy metal efflux RND transporter — translation MINRIIEFSANNRFLIFLFTAVAVLLGWYALQNTKVDAIPDLSDTQVIIYSRWDRSPDIIEDQVTYPIITSLLGMPKVKDIRGFSDFGYSYVYVVFEEGTDIYWARSRTLEYLSSILPRLPQGVQTELAKDATAVGWVYEYALVDTTGRYSLDQMKTYQDWYLRYALQSVPGVAEVAPIGGFVRQYQINIDPTKLLAYKIPVDSVVEAVRKGNNDVGGRLVEFSGREYMVRGRGYVHSLADLEQIVVGSNPATGTPILVRDLGTATLGPDLRRGIAEYNGRGEVVGGVVIMRFGENAEKVIGRVRDKITELEPTLPPGVKIVATYDRSDLIDRSIENLKGTLKEELIIVSIVIIIFLWHIPSALIPIATIPIAILLSFIPMQSLGLTANIMSLGGIAVAIGAMVDAAVVSVEQIHKKLEHWEAEGRPTDYRSVIIMAIKEVGGPSFFALLVIAVSFLPVFTLEAQEGRLFKPLAFTKNFVMAIAAILAITLGPAISMLVIRQKKFEFRPRWLAWLVNTFAVGKIHSEEKHPISRPLMRLYLPVVEFALENKWAIVSAAVLVVALTVPVFFRLGSEFMPPLDEGSLLYMPTTLPGISVTEAGKILQVQDKILRSFPEVESVFGKAGRAETATDSAPLSMAETVVVLKPREQWPKKPRWYSERAPEWLQRILRRAWPDRISTQELIYGPGGMNEALQLPGFANAWTMPIKARIDMLTTGVRTPLGIKILGSDLGKIQEIGEKIELAIKGIPGTTSVFAERTTGGYFLDFDIKREALARYGLTIEEVEMVLTSSVGGENVTTTVEGRERYPVNVRYLRDYRSDIGALNRVLVRTPTGAQVPMAELADIRLRTGPGMIRDENGRLSGYVYVDVTGRDIGGYVEDAKKAVLDKVQVPPGYQLVWSGQYEYMERAKERLKLVVPVTLFIVFLLLYFNTRSTAKTLIILLAVPFSAVGAVWFLYLLGYNMSIAVWVGLIALMGVDAETAVFMMLYLDLAYHEAKRNGRMRSWDDLRESIVHGAVRRLRPKVMTVACMFFGLVPILWSTGAGADVMKRIAAPMIGGIFTSFILELVVYPPIFAIWKWNGEVKPELQRTGQL, via the coding sequence ATGATCAACCGGATCATCGAGTTCTCCGCGAACAACCGATTCCTGATTTTTCTCTTCACCGCGGTCGCGGTCCTGCTGGGCTGGTACGCGCTCCAGAACACGAAGGTGGACGCCATCCCGGATCTGTCAGACACGCAGGTGATTATTTACAGCCGCTGGGACCGCAGCCCGGACATCATCGAGGATCAGGTCACCTATCCGATCATCACCTCCCTGCTGGGCATGCCCAAGGTCAAGGACATCCGGGGATTTTCCGATTTCGGCTATTCCTATGTGTACGTGGTGTTCGAAGAGGGCACGGACATTTACTGGGCGCGCTCGCGCACGCTGGAATACCTCAGCAGCATTCTTCCACGGCTGCCGCAGGGAGTGCAGACGGAACTGGCGAAAGACGCGACGGCGGTCGGCTGGGTCTACGAGTACGCCCTGGTGGATACGACGGGCCGCTACAGCCTGGACCAGATGAAGACCTACCAGGACTGGTATCTGCGCTATGCGCTGCAGTCCGTCCCGGGAGTGGCGGAGGTAGCGCCGATCGGGGGCTTTGTCCGGCAATACCAGATCAACATCGATCCCACGAAGCTGCTGGCCTACAAGATTCCCGTAGATAGCGTGGTGGAGGCGGTGCGCAAGGGGAACAACGACGTGGGAGGACGGCTGGTGGAATTTTCCGGCCGCGAATACATGGTCCGCGGGCGCGGGTACGTGCACTCGCTGGCGGACCTCGAACAGATCGTCGTGGGCAGCAATCCGGCCACGGGAACGCCGATTCTAGTTCGTGATCTCGGGACGGCCACGCTGGGACCGGACCTGCGCCGGGGCATCGCCGAATACAACGGCCGGGGCGAGGTCGTGGGCGGCGTGGTCATCATGCGTTTCGGAGAAAACGCGGAGAAAGTGATCGGGCGAGTCCGCGACAAAATAACGGAGTTGGAACCGACGCTTCCGCCCGGCGTGAAGATCGTGGCGACCTATGACCGGTCGGACTTGATCGACCGGTCCATTGAGAACCTCAAGGGCACGCTCAAGGAAGAACTGATCATCGTCAGCATCGTGATCATCATTTTCCTCTGGCACATTCCGAGCGCGCTGATTCCCATCGCGACCATTCCCATCGCGATTCTTCTCTCCTTCATCCCCATGCAATCGCTGGGGCTCACGGCGAACATCATGTCCCTCGGGGGGATCGCGGTGGCGATCGGAGCGATGGTGGACGCGGCGGTCGTCTCCGTCGAGCAAATCCACAAGAAACTGGAGCACTGGGAAGCGGAAGGGCGGCCGACGGACTATCGCAGCGTCATCATCATGGCGATCAAGGAAGTAGGCGGCCCGAGCTTCTTCGCCCTGCTGGTGATCGCCGTCTCCTTTCTGCCCGTTTTTACGCTGGAAGCGCAGGAAGGCCGGTTGTTCAAGCCCCTGGCGTTCACCAAGAACTTCGTGATGGCCATCGCGGCCATCCTGGCCATCACCCTGGGCCCGGCCATCTCGATGCTGGTCATCCGGCAGAAGAAGTTCGAGTTTCGGCCGCGCTGGCTGGCCTGGCTGGTCAACACATTCGCGGTGGGCAAAATTCACAGCGAGGAGAAGCACCCTATCAGCCGGCCGCTGATGCGTCTTTACCTTCCGGTGGTGGAGTTCGCGCTGGAAAACAAATGGGCCATCGTGAGCGCGGCGGTTCTTGTGGTGGCCCTGACGGTTCCCGTTTTTTTCCGGCTGGGGTCGGAGTTCATGCCGCCGCTCGACGAAGGCTCCCTGCTGTACATGCCCACGACGCTTCCGGGAATTTCCGTGACCGAGGCCGGGAAAATCCTGCAGGTCCAGGACAAGATCCTGCGAAGCTTCCCGGAGGTGGAGAGCGTCTTCGGCAAAGCCGGGCGCGCCGAGACGGCCACCGATTCCGCTCCCTTGTCCATGGCCGAAACGGTGGTGGTCCTCAAACCGCGCGAGCAATGGCCCAAGAAGCCGCGCTGGTATTCGGAGCGGGCGCCCGAATGGCTGCAGCGCATTTTGCGGCGCGCCTGGCCGGACCGGATCTCGACGCAGGAGCTGATTTACGGCCCGGGGGGCATGAATGAAGCGCTGCAGCTCCCGGGATTCGCCAATGCGTGGACCATGCCCATCAAGGCGCGCATTGACATGCTCACCACCGGAGTGCGCACGCCGCTGGGGATCAAAATCCTGGGCTCCGACCTGGGAAAGATTCAGGAGATTGGCGAGAAGATCGAACTGGCCATCAAGGGTATTCCCGGGACCACGAGCGTGTTCGCCGAGCGGACGACTGGAGGATATTTCCTGGACTTCGATATCAAGCGCGAGGCGCTCGCGCGCTATGGCTTGACGATCGAGGAAGTGGAGATGGTCCTGACCTCCTCGGTGGGCGGCGAGAACGTGACCACCACCGTGGAAGGACGCGAGCGCTACCCGGTCAACGTCCGCTACCTGCGCGATTACCGGAGCGATATCGGCGCTCTCAATCGCGTGCTCGTGCGGACTCCGACGGGAGCCCAGGTACCGATGGCGGAGCTTGCCGACATCCGATTGCGGACCGGGCCGGGAATGATCCGCGACGAGAACGGGCGGCTCAGCGGCTACGTGTACGTGGACGTCACCGGAAGGGACATAGGCGGCTACGTGGAGGATGCAAAAAAAGCGGTCTTGGACAAAGTGCAAGTTCCGCCGGGGTATCAGCTGGTGTGGAGCGGGCAGTACGAGTACATGGAGCGCGCGAAAGAGCGTCTGAAGCTGGTTGTGCCGGTCACGCTCTTCATTGTCTTCCTATTGCTGTACTTCAACACGCGCTCGACGGCGAAGACCCTCATCATTCTGCTGGCGGTTCCCTTCTCCGCCGTGGGAGCGGTGTGGTTCCTCTATCTGCTCGGTTACAACATGAGCATCGCGGTGTGGGTCGGGCTCATCGCGCTGATGGGAGTGGACGCGGAAACGGCGGTGTTCATGATGTTGTATCTCGATCTGGCGTACCACGAGGCAAAGCGCAACGGACGGATGCGCAGTTGGGACGACTTGCGGGAATCCATCGTCCATGGCGCGGTGAGACGGCTGCGGCCGAAGGTGATGACCGTGGCCTGCATGTTCTTCGGGCTGGTGCCCATCCTGTGGTCCACCGGGGCGGGAGCGGACGTCATGAAGCGCATCGCCGCGCCGATGATCGGCGGCATCTTCACGTCCTTCATCCTGGAGCTGGTGGTCTATCCGCCTATCTTCGCGATCTGGAAATGGAACGGGGAGGTGAAGCCCGAACTGCAAAGAACCGGCCAATTGTAG
- a CDS encoding TolC family protein, whose translation MNSRLRYRPEAWRKKMWPGVWLLFLAVAPGGLRAAPQAAQAPPGEGAKTAPPEAREERNAAAATLATADPIQLADLINEAERVHPAIKAEEQTIEAKRARVPQVKSLPDPTVSVGWMGNIRPFSVQRMDPSSYRGISAMQEFPYPGKLQLRGQIAEKDVEAERWNLEATRRQIRAEVKSAYYELWAVDQALAITQKNKDLLDKLARVAVEKYKVGKGLQQDVIRAQLEVSRILRTLTLLNQRRRTLAAQLNTLLLRSPETPVGQLAPVEKSALTYSLDELIEKGVANSPEMRRQEQLIEQDQYAVNLAQKAYYPDFRAGYDYQQRPGMPDMQGFNVGINIPIFYRKKQREGVREAGFALESSKQSRESIRTALLFQVKEQYLQAKASDELLTLYTRGLVPQSALALESSLAAYQTGALDFESLINNFTSVLEYEVSYYEELASYEKALVNLEQITGLDLAK comes from the coding sequence ATGAATTCTCGATTGAGGTACCGGCCGGAGGCCTGGCGGAAAAAAATGTGGCCGGGGGTGTGGCTGTTGTTCTTGGCGGTGGCGCCCGGCGGGTTGCGGGCCGCGCCCCAGGCGGCCCAGGCGCCCCCCGGGGAAGGCGCGAAGACGGCTCCGCCGGAAGCCCGGGAGGAACGAAACGCCGCAGCGGCGACACTCGCCACTGCCGATCCCATTCAACTCGCGGACCTCATCAACGAGGCCGAGCGTGTGCATCCCGCCATCAAAGCGGAAGAGCAGACGATCGAAGCGAAACGCGCGCGTGTTCCGCAGGTCAAATCTCTGCCCGATCCGACGGTGAGTGTCGGCTGGATGGGAAACATCCGCCCGTTCAGCGTGCAGCGCATGGATCCTTCGAGTTACCGCGGGATCAGCGCGATGCAGGAATTCCCCTATCCCGGGAAGCTCCAGCTGCGGGGACAAATCGCTGAAAAGGACGTCGAGGCGGAGCGCTGGAATCTGGAGGCGACGCGCCGCCAAATTCGCGCGGAAGTGAAGTCCGCCTATTACGAACTTTGGGCGGTCGATCAAGCGCTGGCGATCACGCAGAAGAACAAGGACCTGTTGGACAAGCTGGCCCGCGTCGCGGTGGAAAAATACAAGGTCGGCAAGGGGCTGCAGCAGGACGTGATTCGCGCGCAACTGGAAGTGAGCCGGATTCTCCGCACGCTCACTCTTCTAAATCAACGGCGCCGCACTCTGGCCGCGCAACTCAACACCCTGCTGTTGCGTTCTCCTGAGACTCCGGTGGGACAGCTCGCACCGGTCGAAAAGTCCGCGCTCACCTATTCGCTGGACGAATTGATTGAGAAGGGTGTCGCAAACTCTCCCGAGATGCGCCGCCAGGAACAGCTGATCGAACAAGACCAGTACGCCGTGAACCTGGCACAAAAGGCTTACTACCCTGATTTCCGCGCCGGCTACGACTACCAACAGCGGCCCGGCATGCCGGACATGCAAGGCTTCAATGTGGGCATCAACATTCCCATCTTCTACAGAAAAAAACAGCGGGAAGGGGTTCGCGAAGCAGGCTTTGCGCTGGAAAGCTCCAAGCAAAGCCGGGAGTCCATCCGCACGGCCCTGCTCTTCCAGGTGAAGGAACAATACCTGCAGGCAAAGGCGTCCGACGAGTTGCTGACCTTGTACACCAGGGGGCTCGTACCCCAATCGGCGCTGGCTTTGGAGTCCTCACTGGCGGCCTACCAGACCGGCGCTCTCGATTTTGAGAGCCTCATCAACAATTTCACATCCGTGCTCGAATACGAAGTCAGTTATTACGAAGAGCTGGCCAGCTACGAAAAGGCGCTCGTGAACCTGGAACAAATTACCGGATTGGATCTCGCAAAGTAA
- a CDS encoding Crp/Fnr family transcriptional regulator, which yields MPIRTLSTEHCGACQLKSNAFFCDLPKATMDDFESIKRSAAYPAHSLLFMEGEAPRGIFLLCQGRAKLYMTSSQGKMLLLRFADGGEVLGLHAALSNRPYDATAEVLEPAQVAFVPQAEFLRFLERHADACLKAARQLSDRCQDAFDQMRSIGLAHTAAEKLARLLLEWSSEGHETPQGIRVEIHITQEEIAQLIGSSRETVNRLFSKFGSESLITLHGSTLLVHNPTALASLVNT from the coding sequence GTGCCCATCCGTACCTTATCTACCGAGCATTGTGGGGCGTGCCAGCTAAAGTCCAACGCCTTCTTCTGTGACCTGCCCAAAGCCACCATGGACGATTTCGAGTCCATCAAGCGCTCCGCGGCCTATCCCGCCCATTCGCTGCTCTTCATGGAGGGTGAAGCGCCCCGCGGCATCTTCCTCCTCTGCCAGGGCCGCGCCAAGCTGTACATGACCTCCTCGCAGGGCAAGATGCTCCTGCTGCGCTTCGCCGACGGCGGCGAAGTCCTCGGCCTGCACGCTGCGCTCTCCAACCGCCCCTACGATGCCACGGCGGAAGTCCTGGAGCCCGCCCAGGTGGCCTTCGTCCCCCAGGCCGAATTCCTCCGCTTCCTCGAGCGCCACGCCGATGCCTGCCTGAAAGCCGCCCGCCAGTTGAGCGACCGCTGCCAGGACGCCTTCGACCAGATGCGCTCCATCGGCCTGGCCCATACCGCCGCGGAAAAGCTCGCCCGCCTGCTCCTGGAATGGTCCAGCGAGGGCCACGAGACCCCCCAGGGCATCCGCGTAGAAATCCACATCACCCAGGAAGAGATCGCCCAGCTCATCGGCTCCTCCCGGGAAACCGTCAATCGCCTCTTCAGCAAATTCGGCAGCGAAAGCCTCATCACCCTCCACGGTTCCACGCTGCTGGTGCACAATCCCACGGCCCTGGCCAGCCTCGTCAACACCTAG
- the glgP gene encoding alpha-glucan family phosphorylase, with product MPETNQSKVAYFSMEIALEPAIPTYSGGLGVLAGDTLRSAADLGVPMVGVTLVHRRGYFRQRLDARGNQFEEDAQWQPEEVLEESSARASVEIEGREVHLRGWKYSIRGILGHEVPVYLLDSDLAENTPWDRTLTDHLYGGDVHYRFCQEALLGIGGVRILRELGYTQIGSYHMNEGHAALLALGLLEQRLGKSELGSATEEDLEAIRSQCIFTTHTPVPAGHDEFPRALMQQVLGAQRMRVLEVTRCCPEGTLNMTNLALKFSRYINGVAMHHGEISQEMFPLYPIRAITNGVHAVTWTAPAFRELYDRHIPEWRRDNLYLRYVRGISLDEIRQAHASAKRALLQEIQSKTHVEMEEKAFTIGFARRAAIYKRPELLLANGARLRRMSKEYGPLQIVFGGKAHPQDASSKEMIRHVMEMAGYLKDAIRFVYVQDYDMRWAQLITSGVDLWLNTPRKPQEASGTSGMKAALNGVPSLSVLDGWWIEGHAEGATGWAIGTDDELYEDSSAEAASLYDKLEQTILPTFYGRPSHFAEIMRSTIALNGSFFNSQRMLSQYVANAYFREKEQSGYRMDSAGQKAS from the coding sequence ATGCCGGAAACGAATCAGTCCAAAGTCGCCTATTTCTCGATGGAGATCGCGCTGGAGCCTGCGATCCCGACCTACAGCGGAGGTTTGGGCGTTTTGGCCGGGGACACTCTGCGCTCCGCTGCCGACCTCGGAGTGCCGATGGTCGGAGTAACCCTGGTACACCGCAGGGGCTACTTCCGCCAGCGGCTCGATGCGCGGGGCAATCAATTCGAAGAGGATGCCCAGTGGCAGCCGGAGGAGGTGCTCGAGGAAAGCAGCGCACGAGCTTCGGTGGAAATCGAAGGGAGAGAGGTTCATCTCCGGGGGTGGAAATACTCGATTCGGGGAATTTTAGGGCACGAGGTTCCAGTCTATCTGCTCGACTCCGACCTGGCAGAAAACACGCCGTGGGACAGAACTCTTACCGATCACCTCTATGGCGGTGATGTTCATTACCGGTTCTGCCAGGAAGCATTGCTCGGCATCGGCGGTGTGAGAATCCTGCGCGAACTCGGTTACACGCAAATCGGCAGCTACCACATGAATGAGGGGCATGCCGCCCTGCTCGCCCTGGGTCTCCTGGAGCAGCGACTCGGTAAATCCGAACTGGGCTCGGCCACTGAAGAGGATCTCGAAGCCATTCGCTCCCAGTGCATCTTCACCACGCACACGCCCGTACCCGCGGGCCATGACGAATTCCCGCGAGCGCTGATGCAGCAGGTCTTGGGAGCGCAGAGAATGCGGGTTCTGGAAGTAACGCGGTGCTGTCCCGAGGGCACGTTGAACATGACCAATCTGGCTCTCAAGTTTTCGCGTTACATCAACGGCGTGGCCATGCATCACGGGGAGATATCCCAGGAGATGTTCCCCCTGTATCCCATCCGCGCCATTACCAATGGAGTGCACGCGGTCACCTGGACGGCGCCGGCATTCCGCGAGCTCTACGACCGGCACATCCCCGAGTGGCGGCGGGACAATTTGTACCTCCGCTACGTTCGGGGAATCTCTCTCGATGAAATCCGCCAGGCGCATGCTTCCGCCAAACGTGCTTTGCTGCAAGAGATACAGAGCAAGACGCATGTCGAGATGGAGGAGAAGGCATTCACCATCGGTTTTGCCCGGCGCGCGGCAATATATAAGCGCCCGGAACTATTGCTCGCCAATGGGGCTCGTTTGCGGCGCATGTCCAAGGAGTATGGCCCTTTGCAGATCGTGTTCGGCGGGAAAGCCCATCCTCAGGATGCAAGCAGCAAAGAAATGATCCGGCATGTAATGGAGATGGCCGGATATCTGAAAGACGCCATCCGCTTTGTCTACGTCCAAGACTACGACATGCGATGGGCGCAGCTCATCACGAGCGGTGTGGACCTCTGGCTGAACACCCCTCGTAAACCACAGGAAGCTTCCGGCACAAGCGGCATGAAAGCCGCCCTAAACGGCGTGCCCAGCTTGAGTGTATTGGACGGTTGGTGGATCGAGGGACATGCAGAAGGAGCCACGGGATGGGCGATAGGCACGGACGATGAGCTCTACGAAGATTCTTCTGCGGAAGCCGCCTCGCTCTACGACAAACTCGAGCAGACGATCTTGCCGACGTTCTATGGGCGTCCTTCACATTTTGCAGAAATCATGCGTTCAACCATTGCGCTGAATGGCTCCTTCTTTAACTCCCAGCGAATGCTTTCTCAATATGTAGCGAATGCCTACTTCCGGGAGAAGGAGCAGAGCGGCTACAGAATGGACTCTGCGGGCCAGAAGGCAAGCTAG